One window of the Salvia miltiorrhiza cultivar Shanhuang (shh) chromosome 6, IMPLAD_Smil_shh, whole genome shotgun sequence genome contains the following:
- the LOC130990252 gene encoding E3 ubiquitin-protein ligase RING1-like isoform X1, producing the protein MNFVIRSMKTEFTFMEVGGNLYSSIYWRGSKHIMNGDLKLRIRIPRNGGDWFFFRAGVEVLHTQCQRASKPASKSSIDALPSVTISTDKDIICAVCTERLEEGSQTCRELPCKHLYHSDCIVPWLQRRNSCPICRHMLTHNSTQQSGDDQAIQMKRWSCLWSLGSRREKKLNLISGDAPSI; encoded by the exons ATGAATTTTGTTATTAGAAGCATGAAGACAGAATTCACGTTTATGGAGGTTGGCGGCAACTTATACAGTAGCATTTATTGGAGAGGCTCAAAGCACATTATGAATGGAGATCTGAAATTGAGAATTAGAATCCCTCGCAATGGTGGTGACTGGTTCTTCTTCAGAGCTGGTGTAGAAGTGCTGCATACCCAATGCCAGCGCGCCTCTAAACCAGCTTCAAAATCCTCCATAGATGCATTGCCATCTGTCACGATTTCCACCGacaaag ATATCATCTGTGCCGTTTGCACAGAAAGATTGGAGGAGGGGTCTCAGACGTGCAGGGAGCTTCCGTGCAAGCATTTGTACCACTCCGACTGCATCGTGCCATGGCTGCAACGACGCAATTCCTGCCCTATTTGTCGCCACATGTTAACTCACAACTCCACACAACAAAGTGGAGATGATCAAGCAATACAGATGAAGCGTTGGTCTTGCTTGTGGTCGTTGGGATCTCGCCGTGAAAAGAAGCTGAACCTTATCTCCGGGGACGCCCCTTCTATATAG
- the LOC130990252 gene encoding E3 ubiquitin-protein ligase RING1-like isoform X2 — MKTEFTFMEVGGNLYSSIYWRGSKHIMNGDLKLRIRIPRNGGDWFFFRAGVEVLHTQCQRASKPASKSSIDALPSVTISTDKDIICAVCTERLEEGSQTCRELPCKHLYHSDCIVPWLQRRNSCPICRHMLTHNSTQQSGDDQAIQMKRWSCLWSLGSRREKKLNLISGDAPSI; from the exons ATGAAGACAGAATTCACGTTTATGGAGGTTGGCGGCAACTTATACAGTAGCATTTATTGGAGAGGCTCAAAGCACATTATGAATGGAGATCTGAAATTGAGAATTAGAATCCCTCGCAATGGTGGTGACTGGTTCTTCTTCAGAGCTGGTGTAGAAGTGCTGCATACCCAATGCCAGCGCGCCTCTAAACCAGCTTCAAAATCCTCCATAGATGCATTGCCATCTGTCACGATTTCCACCGacaaag ATATCATCTGTGCCGTTTGCACAGAAAGATTGGAGGAGGGGTCTCAGACGTGCAGGGAGCTTCCGTGCAAGCATTTGTACCACTCCGACTGCATCGTGCCATGGCTGCAACGACGCAATTCCTGCCCTATTTGTCGCCACATGTTAACTCACAACTCCACACAACAAAGTGGAGATGATCAAGCAATACAGATGAAGCGTTGGTCTTGCTTGTGGTCGTTGGGATCTCGCCGTGAAAAGAAGCTGAACCTTATCTCCGGGGACGCCCCTTCTATATAG
- the LOC130990248 gene encoding nascent polypeptide-associated complex subunit alpha-like protein yields the protein MTQSQEELLAHHLEQQKIDNDEPIIEDEEDDDDDDEEDEDDAEGQEDASGRSKQSRSEKKSRKAMLKLGMKPIPGVSRVTVKKSKNILFVISKPDVFKSPNSDTYVIFGEAKIEDLSSQLQTQAAEQFKAPNISQAAPKAEPATVIQDDEDVDETGVEPKDIELVMTQAGVSRARAVKALRDADGDIVTAIMELTN from the exons AACGACGAGCCTATaattgaagatgaagaagatgatgatgatgacgacgaagaagatgaagatgatgctGAAG GACAAGAAGATGCCAGTGGTAGGTCAAAGCAGAGTCGTAGTGAGAAGAAGAGTCGCAAGGCGATGCTAAAGCTGGGAATGAAGCCAATCCCGGGGGTCAGCCGAGTCACTGTGAAGAAGAGCAAGAAT ATCCTATTCGTCATCTCAAAACCAGACGTCTTCAAGAGCCCGAACTCAGATACTTATGTCATTTTTGGTGAGGCGAAAATTGAGGATTTGAGCTCACAATTGCAGACTCAGGCTGCAGAGCAGTTCAAGGCTCCCAACATCAGTCAAGCTGCACCAAAGGCGGAGCCAGCAACCGTAATTCAAGATGATGAAGATGTAGATGAGACGGGCGTTGAACCCAAGGACATCGAGCTGGTGATGACACAAGCTGGGGTTTCGAGGGCTAGGGCCGTCAAAGCTCTCAGGGATGCAGATGGAGATATCGTCACCGCCATTATGGAGCTCACAAACTAG
- the LOC130990251 gene encoding probable E3 ubiquitin-protein ligase RHC1A produces MPSERGTHWCYSCRASVSLRGRDAECPDCRGSFIQELEDATSMADEEHIQEPRFMEAATSFLRRHRAVVSDQNADSWNSFLIFSGDMPARMPGSGGLVEFLNETLGFRRQNGGDYFIGPGVEEFFEHVTSDSRQRIPQPASRSSIDALPTVKISRRHVRADSTCAVCKERFELGSRVRKLPCKHLYHSDCIVPWLQQRSSCPVCRQQIINGGEQSRRDEQETRRRWSFSWPFGSSRSGSRRRERGGEASHHNHRAHYSSWPIQY; encoded by the coding sequence ATGCCGAGTGAAAGGGGCACTCATTGGTGCTATAGTTGTAGGGCAAGCGTCAGTCTCCGAGGGAGAGACGCAGAGTGCCCCGACTGCAGAGGAAGTTTCATCCAAGAGCTCGAGGATGCAACGAGCATGGCAGACGAGGAACACATCCAAGAGCCGAGGTTCATGGAGGCAGCCACCAGTTTCCTCAGGCGGCACAGGGCTGTCGTATCCGATCAGAATGCCGATTCGTGgaactcattcctcattttcagcGGGGACATGCCGGCCAGAATGCCTGGCAGCGGCGGCCTTGTGGAGTTCCTAAACGAGACTCTGGGATTCAGGCGACAGAATGGGGGGGACTACTTCATCGGACCCGGTGTGGAGGAGTTCTTCGAGCACGTCACCAGCGACAGCCGCCAGCGCATCCCTCAGCCGGCTTCAAGATCCTCCATCGACGCCCTGCCAACCGTCAAGATCTCTAGGAGGCACGTTCGTGCAGATTCCACCTGTGCTGTGTGCAAAGAAAGATTCGAGCTGGGCTCTCGAGTGAGGAAGCTTCCGTGCAAGCATCTGTACCACTCCGACTGCATCGTGCCATGGCTGCAGCAGCGCAGCTCCTGCCCCGTGTGCCGCCAGCAGATAATCAATGGCGGGGAGCAAAGCAGGAGAGACGAGCAAGAAACACGGCGGCGTTGGTCTTTCTCGTGGCCGTTTGGCTCGTCTCGTTCCGGTAGCCGCCGCCGTGAAAGAGGTGGGGAAGCTAGCCACCACAACCACCGTGCTCACTACTCCAGTTGGCCTATTCAATATTAA
- the LOC130990586 gene encoding uncharacterized protein LOC130990586: MEKLRKRYRAEIQQRRPPIRLLLGPLPQHALHGEGLRPTLPPSSSSSDEDEDTKTNIVKRINDLYNRHTNGSGSTSTPGVNIKMPGAASANPNPNPRIIPPNSSSGSKSVVEAIQALGEGFMRMEKMKMEMAQQIEEMRMEMEEVRDRVRTDMERGNWEGGWRREREKEEKFSGMVGKLYGFVLYGTYGFIEMR, encoded by the exons ATGGAGAAGCTCCGCAAGCGGTACCGCGCCGAGATCCAGCAGCGGCGCCCGCCGATCCGCCTACTCCTGGGCCCACTTCCACAACATGCACTCCATGGAGAAGGGCTCCGACCCACCCTCccgccctcctcctcctcctccgacgAAGACGAAGACACCAAGACCAACATCGTCAAGCGCATCAACGATCTCTACAACCGCCACACCAACGGATCCGGATCCACATCCACGCCCGGGGTTAACATCAAGATGCCCGGAGCAGCATCCgccaaccctaaccctaaccctagaATTATTCCCCCCAATTCGAGCTCCGGTAGTAAGTCGGTGGTGGAAGCGATCCAGGCGCTGGGAGAAGGATTCATGAGAATGGAGAAGATGAAGATGGAGATGGCGCAACAGATCGAGGAGATGCGGATGGAGATGGAGGAAGTGAGAGATAGAGTGAGAACCGACATGGAAAGGGGGAACTGGGAAGGGggatggagaagagagagagagaag GAAGAAAAGTTCAGTGGAATGGTTGGAAAGCTCTATGGATTTGTGTTATATGGAACTTATGGATTCATCGAAATGCGATAG